In Phycisphaerae bacterium, one genomic interval encodes:
- the gltA gene encoding NADPH-dependent glutamate synthase, which produces MALTPKERMAIERQQMPERAPDVRNRDFKEVNLGFREELARLEASRCLQCKDSKCVIGCPVGIDIPGFLDRVVAGDLKGAAELLLSANALPGITGRVCPQEEQCEQVCIRAKGKNGKPVAVGHLERFVADWARENLDMKTLLAKPTGIKIAIVGSGPAGLTAAGELAKKGHDVTVFEALHNPGGVLLYGIPEFRLPKKIIAAEVNRLREMGVKIVCNVVVGRTFTIHELLNEEGFSAIFIANGAGLPVFMNVPGENLKGVYSANEYLTRSNLMRAYEFPEYDTPIIRAERVVVVGGGNVAMDSVRTAKRLGAKEATLVYRRSRAEMPARVEEVHHAEEEGIIFKLLCNPTRVLGTSDGWVKGIECIRMELGEPDESGRRRPVPVKGSEFVIDCDVVIPAIGTRANPLLTSATPELKLNKWGYIIADESGATSMPGVYAGGDIVRGAATVILAMGDGKKSAAAIDQYVRAKHNLPPAVAPSPL; this is translated from the coding sequence ATGGCTTTAACCCCTAAAGAGCGCATGGCGATCGAGCGGCAACAGATGCCGGAGCGCGCCCCGGACGTGCGGAATCGGGATTTCAAGGAGGTCAACCTGGGTTTCCGGGAAGAACTGGCGCGGCTGGAGGCCAGCCGCTGCCTCCAGTGCAAGGACAGCAAGTGCGTGATCGGCTGTCCGGTGGGCATCGACATTCCCGGCTTCCTTGATCGCGTCGTCGCCGGCGATCTGAAGGGCGCCGCCGAACTGCTGCTCAGCGCCAACGCCCTGCCTGGCATCACCGGCCGGGTCTGCCCGCAGGAGGAGCAGTGCGAGCAGGTATGCATCCGCGCGAAGGGCAAGAACGGTAAGCCCGTCGCCGTCGGCCACCTCGAACGCTTCGTCGCCGACTGGGCCCGCGAGAACCTGGACATGAAAACGCTGCTCGCCAAGCCGACCGGGATCAAGATCGCGATCGTCGGCTCCGGGCCGGCGGGCCTCACCGCCGCGGGCGAGCTTGCCAAGAAGGGCCACGACGTGACCGTCTTCGAGGCGTTGCACAACCCCGGCGGTGTCCTGCTCTACGGCATCCCCGAGTTCCGCCTGCCGAAGAAGATCATTGCCGCCGAGGTGAACCGCCTGCGTGAGATGGGCGTGAAGATCGTCTGCAATGTGGTCGTGGGCCGCACGTTCACGATCCACGAGCTGCTGAATGAGGAAGGCTTCTCGGCGATCTTCATCGCCAACGGCGCGGGCCTGCCGGTGTTCATGAACGTCCCCGGCGAGAACCTCAAGGGCGTGTATTCCGCCAACGAGTACCTGACGCGCTCGAACCTGATGCGCGCGTACGAATTCCCGGAGTACGACACGCCGATCATCCGCGCCGAGCGCGTCGTCGTCGTGGGCGGCGGCAACGTTGCGATGGATTCCGTCCGCACGGCGAAGCGGCTGGGCGCGAAAGAGGCCACACTGGTCTATCGCCGCAGCCGGGCGGAGATGCCCGCGCGTGTGGAGGAGGTCCATCACGCCGAAGAGGAAGGCATCATCTTCAAGCTGCTGTGCAACCCGACGCGCGTGCTGGGCACGTCGGACGGCTGGGTGAAGGGCATCGAGTGCATCCGGATGGAGCTGGGCGAGCCGGACGAATCCGGGCGTCGGCGGCCGGTGCCGGTGAAGGGGTCGGAGTTCGTCATTGACTGCGACGTGGTGATCCCGGCGATTGGCACGCGGGCGAATCCGCTGCTGACGTCGGCGACGCCGGAGCTGAAGCTGAACAAGTGGGGCTACATCATCGCGGACGAGAGCGGCGCGACGAGCATGCCCGGCGTGTACGCGGGCGGCGACATCGTGCGCGGGGCGGCGACGGTGATTCTCGCGATGGGCGACGGCAAGAAATCCGCGGCGGCGATCGACCAGTACGTGCGAGCCAAGCACAACCTGCCGCCGGCCGTGGCCCCCTCTCCCTTGTAG